TTATTAGTTGCTACTGGAAGTATGAAAATGCAGCTGAAGTCCCAAGACAATTTAGGAGGAAGTCCCTTCTACACAACAACCTTGCCGCACAAACTTTTTTGGACTTCGCTGAGACGTTTCCAGGACTCTTTCTTACTTTGTGAGGCTCATTGATGTCCGTGGTCTTCCAAAAAAACTCTTCTTGCGCATCTACAATTCAAGTGGTGGTGATTCGTGTTGGTGGCTGTTTTTCAAACTCCCTCCTAAATTTTCTTTAAgcttcaattttattttcatattaccaaTAGCATTTCACTCAAATCTGCGTACATTTTTGGGACACCCTGTGTAGAGCTGCAGACCTGTGTTTGGAATGATTGGAAACATTTAGAATCCTTCATACAGCAAACTTTGTCTGGATCAGATTgcatttattctttcatttattatagAATGTAGACATGCAGtaaatttatttcctttttttttggtcaggtATTCTTCAAGGCTGGTCTGCTGGGTACCCTTGAGGAGATGAGAGATGAAAAGCTAGCATCTCTAGTCACCATGACTCAGGCTCTTTGTCGTGGTTTCCTAATGAGAAAGGAGTTTGTGCAGATGATGGAAAGAAGGCATGCtgcaaacagaacatttttgGTGCATggtatgaaaaattaaaaatgtgtttctctaTAACAGCAACTACTTATCCACAGGGATGCTATCTACACCATTCAGTACAATGTGCGCTCATTCATGAATGTGAAACACTGGCCATGGATGAAGGTGTACTACAAGATCAAGCCTCTGCTGAAAAGTGCTGAAACTGAGAAAGAGCTGGCCCAGATGAAAGAGAACTATGAGAAGATGCAAACAGACTTGGCTACTGCCCTGGCCAAGAAGAAGGAACTGGAAGAGAAGATGGTGTCCCTTCTGCAAGAGAAGAATGATCTGCAGCTCCAAGTAGCTTCTGTAAGTACAAAGCAGACCGGAGTGCTTCCTCATTTACAATGATGATGTGCTGACATCTGGTCTCATGAAACCAATTAGGAATCAGAGAATCTGTCAGATGCTGAGGAAAGGTGTGAAGGACTTATCAAGAGCAAGATTCAGCTGGAAGCTAAACTCAAGGAGACAACTGAGAgactggaggatgaagaggaaatcAATGCTGAGCTGACTGCTAAAAAGAGAAAGCTGGAAGATGAATGCTCTGAGCTCAAAAAAGACATTGATGACCTGGAACTTACCTTGGCTAAagtggagaaagagaaacatgCTACTGAAAACAAGGTTTGAAACTATGAGTTTATCAATATGACGAGGATATATTAATGTGGTATCATGAAATAACTGCAAATTTCTGTCAAACGTAGGTGAAGAACCTGACAGAGGAGATGGCCTCTCAGGATGAGAGCATTGCTAAGCTGACCAAGGAAAAGAAAGCCCTTCAGGAGGCTCACCAGCAGACTCTTGATGACCTGCAGGCTGAGGAAGATAAAGTCAACACTCTGACCAAGGCCAAGACCAAACTTGAGCAGCAAGTGGATGATGTAAGTTTATGAACTCACGTTGAGCAGCAAAGTAGGACTGTTTTTGAACATGACATTAAACACAAATTTTCATCATGTTCAGCTTGAGGGTTCTCTGGAGCAAGAAAAGAAGCTGCGTATGGACCTTGAGAGAGCCAAGAGGAAGCTTGAGGGTGATTTGAAACTTGCCCAGGAATCCATCATGGATCTTGAGAATGACAAGCAGCAGTCCGATGAGAAACTGAAAAAGTAACATTACTAATTCTATTAAGAATTTCTTTTGATATTTCTTGTGCAATGTTTGTGTACTATAAACtactttgtctttctgtctaaCAGGAAGGACTTTGAAACCAGTCAGCTCCTCAGCAAGATTGAGGATGAGCAGTCATTGGGTGCTCAACTTCAGAAGAAGATCAAGGAGCTTCAGGTTATTATGTCACATGAAAGATTACTGCAAAAGTTAGCTATTATAAATTATGTTGAATAACAATACAGTCACAATCAACAGGCTCGTATTGAGGAACTGGAGGAAGAGATTGAGGCTGAGCGTGCTGCTCGTGCCAAGGTTGAGAAGCAGAGAGCTGACCTCTCCAGAGAACTGGAGGAGATCAGTGAGAGGCTAGAGGAGGCTGGTGGGGCTACTGCTGCTCAGATTGAGATGAACAAGAAGCGTGAAGCGGAGTTCCAGAAGCTCCGTCGGGACCTGGAAGAGTCCACACTGCAGCATGAAGCCACCGCTGCTGCTCTTCGCAAGAAGCAGGCTGACAGCGTTGCTGAGCTGGGAGAGCAGATTGACAACCTCCAGCGTGTTAAGCAGAAGCTTGAAAAGGAAAAGAGTGAATACAAGATGGAGATTGATGACCTCTCAAGCAACATGGAAGCTGTTGCCAAAGCAAAGGTACATGAAAAATGAAGTTGGGTATTACTAACAAACACTATATATATAGAAGAGTGCACTTTATCAAATATATTTAAGGTGGCCAGTGATCTGACCAATCTCTTATTCTTTAGGGAAATCTAGAGAAGTTGTGCCGTACTCTTGAGGACCAACTGAGTGAACTGAAGACCAAGAACGATGAAAATGTTCGTCAAATTAATGATATGAGTGCACAGAAAGCCCGTCTCCTTACAGAAAATGGTATCCAAGACGTACCAGGGAATCATTTGTTGTCTGTTACTGAGAACCTAGACAGATTAGATTAACCACACATGACTTCTTTCACGCAAGGTGAGTTTGGTCGTCAAATTGAAGAGAAAGAAGCTCTTGTCTCCCAGCTGACCAGAGGAAAGCAGGCCTTCACACAGCAGATTGAGGATCTTAAGAGACAGATTGAGGAGGAGGTTAAGGTAAAAAGTTTACTTGTTATTCGATGAATGTATGGACTTTAAATAGACATCGTACAAACTGAACATTATTTCTACGCAAGGCCAAGAATGCTCTAGCCCATGGACTGCAATCAGCCCGCCATGACTGTGATCTGCTAAGGGAGCAGTttgaagaggagcaggaagccAAAGCTGAATTGCAGCGTGGAATGTCAAAAGCCAACAGTGAGGTTGCTCAATGGAGAACTAAATATGAAACTGATGCCATTCAGCGCACTGAGGAGCTTGAGGAGGCCAAGTGAGTAACGTAGAAAACATTACTTGTTCATTACAGTGTTAAATGATTAACTCGTCAAGTATGCTGTCTCTGTGGTTGGGTGGAACTTGAGTGGGTGATCGCAATTGCACAGCAACCACTGGACAAGTTGCTGTCCTTTGCTGATGACATTAGCCACCCTCTGCAGGCTGGCATCACATCACAGTGGAGCTCCTTTAGCAGCAGGAACTGTGTTCAAAATGCTCGATGAACACATGTAGGAAAATCTTCCGTCCCTGGAACATGTTTAACAGCACATTGAGGAGAGGGAGCACAAAGAATAAAAGATACAGCAGATTACAGATTTAAGGATTACAGATTTACTGAGATGCTTTGTGTACATTAAACTGCTCTGGACTTCACCTTTGTTTTTAACATGCTTATATTTTACTGCTATTTCCGTTACTCTCTGTCTTTTATATCAATCCAACCATCTACTTTCCTTAACATGAAATGACAATAATTGCCTTTAGTCACTTATCTGTCTTACTGCTCCCAGGTGACACTGGAACCTCTCCCAGTAGGATAAGGAAAGAgccggggtacaccccggacaagTTACTAGTGCAACATGGGACATCTTTTCAATCTACCTTtaaaaattgagaaaaatattcattcattcattttccaaaccacCTCCATGGGTCATGTTAGTTGCTGGAGTCTGTCCCAGCGGACTTACAGGCATCAAGCTGAGAGACACAGGGGACACGTTGTCAGCGCATcacagaccctaaccctaaccacacaaaagacaaacaaccactcacgcacacattcacacctatggacaattatgaaataaacaatccacctgaagtgcatgtatttggaggtgggaggaaaccagagaacccgaACAAaatccatgcagacatggggagaccATACAAACCCTGCAAATAACAGGATCTTCTTGTTGTAAGGTGACAGTgaacatatataaaaatgtccatttCACAGATGTAGACTATCTGGAAAGTAATTGAAACTGTAGTGGCTTAAATTGGAAaccattcttgtttttttatatcataAAGGAAAAAACTGGCGCAGCGCCTTCAAGAGGCTGAGGAACAAATCGAGGCAGTGAATTCCAAGTGTGCATCTCTTGAGAAGACCAAACAAAGGCTTCAGAGTGAAGTGGAGGACCTCATGATTGATGTGGAAAGGGCTAACGGACTGGCTGCCAACCTGGACAAGAAGCAGAGGAACTTTGACAAGGTAACAAAGTTTGAATTACCTTGTATTATCAAGGCTCACAGACAATGGACTActatatttgaaattaatttaattttatgttgcAAACAAAATAAGTCAGCTGTCTAAATTATGTTACTCAGGTCTTGGCTGAGTGGAAACAGAAGTATGAGGAGGGCCAGGCAGAGCTTGAGGGAGCTCTGAAGGAGGCTCGTTCTCTTGGCACTGAGTTGTTCAAAATGAAGAACTCCTATGAGGAAGCTCTTGATCAGCTGGAGACCATGAAGCGTGAAAACAAGAACCTGCAACGTGAGTTCTGATCAGATGATGTAACTAAAATGACACGCTATCAACACAgatatgtgtctgtgttgtactcAATTTAGGGTTGGACACAACAAGTTTTAATAATATCATAAACATGCTTCTCTTTGCAGAGGAGATCTCAGATCTGACTGAACAAATTGGTGAGACTGGTAAGAGCATCCATGAGCTAGAAAAAGCCAAGAAGCAGGTGGAGACAGAAAAGTCTGAGATTCAGACAGCTCTTGAAGAGGCCGAGGTACCTTTAATCTCAGAAGATTTACTGAATCGCAATCGACAAATGCTCCCTCCAATAtttgtcaacaaaaataaattttattttttgatattatCAGGGCACTTTGGAGCATGAAGAATCTAAGATCCTGCGTGTCCAGTTGGAGCTTAACCAGATTAAGGGTGAGGTGGACAGGAAGCTGGCAGAGAAAGATGAGGAGATGGAACAGATCAAGAGAAACAGCCAGAGAGTGATTGACTCCATGCAGAGCACTCTGGATTCTGAGGTCAGGAGCAGGAATGATGCCCTGAGAatcaagaagaagatggagggagACCTGAATGAGATGGAGATTCAGTTGAGCCATGCCAACCGCCAGGCCAGTGAGTCCCAGAAGCAGCTGAGGAATGTCCAGGCACAGCTGAAGGTATGGAAGAACAGAGTAGCTGCTATGATTTGGGTCATTTCACCTACTTTTGGTATTTATATTCTGCTAATGTTATTCACCAGGATGCACAACTGCACCTTGATGATGCTGTTAGAGCCCAAGATGACCTCAAGGAACAAGCTGCCATGGTGGACCGCAGGAACGGTCTCATGGTGGCTGAAATTGAGGAACTTAGAGCTGCTCTGGAACAAACTGAGAGAAGCCGCAAAATCGCTGAGCAGGAGCTGGTCGATGCCAGTGAGCGTGTTGGACTTCTGCACTCCCAGGTGAACAACTATCAATTATTCAATTATCTGAAACcactttttaaatataaatttgacAATCCATGAGATGACTGACATGACTCAATCTTTTAACACTTTAGAATACGAGTCTCATGAACACCAAGAAGAAGCTTGAGGCTGATCTGGTCCAGATCCAGAGTGAAGTTGATGACACTGTTCAGGAAGCAAGGAATGCCGAGGACAAGGCCAAGAAAGCTATTACCGATGTAAGTTTAACTCTTATTTTCATACATTGTTGTGTAAGTGaaggactttttttgtttgttttctgcttatAACATTGCAATCTTACAATGCTTCTTCTAGGCTGCTATGATGGCTgaggagctgaagaaggagCAGGACACTAGTGCTCAcctggagaggatgaagaagaaccTGGAGGTCGCAGTGAAGGACCTGCAACACCGCCTGGATGAGGCTGAGAATCTGGCCATGAAGGGTGGAAAGAAGCAGCTCCAGAAACTTGAGTCTAGAGTAAGACAACCCATTTTTGGTTGAGGTCCAAAACAAGGACCACAACCTATTAACAAAAAACTGTTTGGACATCTGAGCCAAtgtaaaacagtaaatctgtaaggatcaaaaatattttctggtttCCTGTAGGTGCGTGAGCTGGAGGCAGAAATTGAAGCCGAACAGAGACGCGGTGCAGATGCTGTTAAGGGTGTCCGCAAATATGAGAGGAGGGTGAAGGAGCTGACTTACCAGGTATATAAGGACTTTTGTAACTACCATTTACATTCATGCTAAACGTATGTAAACTTGAACAGAAATACCTTTGATAGACTGAGGAGGACAAGAAAAATGTTACCAGGCTCCAGGATCTGGTTGACAAGCTGCAGCTCAAGGTGAAGGCCTACAAGAGGCAGGCTGAAGAAGCAGTAAGGACAAGACacctcttcattttttttagactttaaCAAACCTAGCAGGTCTTTCTGAACACTGAAATATATTTCTGTCTTGTATTTCAGGAGGAACAGGCCAATGTTCACCTGTCCAAGTGCAGGAAGATCCAgcatgagctggaggaggctgaAGAGCGTGCTGACATTGCAGAGTCTCAGGTCAACAAACTGAGAGCAAAGAGTCGTGACTCTGGCAAGGTAAGTCTATCCATATTTCCACAGAACTttagtcatgaaaaaaaattatcggTTCTACCTTTTTACTTCAGTAGCTGTATGTCAGATAaaaacattacatgtaaaaagtATGCTTAGGAACTTAAGAACCACTTAGAAAccacttctattttttttcttacagggAAAAGAGGCAGCTGAGTAAAACACTTCAGATGATGGACTATTTCTTTTCATATAATATGATTTGAAATATATCccaataaagttgtttttgaaGTTCATATgtacttgtttttcttcattagttttgttttttaagataatcctttattcgATCCACAGTGGGGAAATCTGCACGattgcagcagcagagaagaggTGGTTCATATATACATACTtcagtcaaacacacattttgttaCAGGTTGTTTGcatctggaccccaaggagcagagactgacttACGTggaaaaaattaacatttttgctGAGGCTGAGCGAGGAAAGAAAACCAAAAGCAGCAcggcaaaaattaaaaaattcacaAACGAGGAAAAGGACAGTGAGACAACTAAGAACATGACCCGGCCCCACTTATCCGGGCGGATAAGTGGGGCGTTCCCATATCTTTATGATTCTTATCATATCattctttatatttcaaatTAGTTGATGGTATCCCTAAAATGACCAATGCTggatttaaaacaatatttatgcCCAAAATATGTTTAATGTCTTCTTGAATATCATTCCAGAATGTAAAAGTTTGGGACAGTcccaaaatactgtatatgtgtgtggtCTCCCTCCTTTCCACATCCCGTCCAGCACAAATTACATTGTTATACTTTGACGTCACTACCGGAGTATTAAAATATCGCATTTTAACCTTACAGTCAAATTCCTTAAGTGTTGGACTACTGGTTAATTTGTGGCCCGCTTCAAAAGTGTCTTCCCATTCTTTatctattattataatattagcTTCCAGTTCCCCTTTCTCTTTAACCCCTAAATTATTGTCCTTAGAGTCTTGTTGTAGAGccttgtatattttttatatagtccccttttttgttgtattttctcCAGTCATTGAGATCAGCAGTCCTTCTAACTCCGTCGGTGATATACTAATGTTTTCCCATTCCTTAAGTTTTAAAAGATGACATAATTgtaaaaatttataaaaatccTGAAGAGGTAAGTTAAATTCTTTAAGTTGATAAAATGACAATGATCAAATGACAATGACACAATTGTTTAATTCCCCATTAAACAATTGTGCTATATAAATTAGTCCCTGATTTGACCATTTTTTATACCTTGCATCAAGTATAGATGGCGAAAAGTCTGAATTCTTAGTTACTTTAGTGGCTCTAGTGATTGATTTGAATattcccaattttttttcttacaactgACTGTCACGGGGTGCGaacaggacccaagtgcagcacaaagagacaagacaggagttaagctcaacagtgtttattttcaggccgggcggagtgggaatcgaacctgggtctcccaggcgGCAGGTAACCACTAGGCCAGCGGAGCAcgctggagacacaatggatcactccagagaaagggagcaggcaggagacgaggtcaagggacAGAAGgctggcagagactgagtgtgagacgtgggtttaaataccggactgattgcagatgggctgtaggtgtgggtgatcagcggcaggtgtggtcaggctgggaggtgggacagtggGAACcgtggagcagactgcaggaacggAGTGATCATGACACTGAGCATATCTTCATTGGTCCTttaatccattcattttctattcTGACTTTCCTCCTCGTTTCTTGAGTCACAAAAGGAAGTGATTcgaaagaaatgtttttacatgaaCTGTGTTCCATCTTCATCCAAACCGTGTCCGTGTCGTTATTTATCCAAATAATTAAGGCTCGAATTTGTGCGGCCCAGTAATAATGCTCTAAATTGGGTAGGTTCAACCCTCCCTTGTCTTCAGGCTGcaaaagtgttttatatttgattCTGACCCTTTTATGTTGCCATAGAaatttgatattgttttatctaaAGTTGTAAGGGTAGAGTTAGAACTTACAATGGGCagtgactaaaataaaaataacaatgttGGTAGTATGTTCATTCTCACAGTTTCTATTCTTCCTAGTAAATTTAAAGGTATAACTTCCCATCTACTTAGGTCCTTTTTTATTTCACCAATCAATTTCCCGTAGTTTGCTTCAAATAGTTGTGATGTGACAGGTGATTGTAATGCCCAAATATTTAAATCCTTGGCTCGTCCATTTAAACTTGGTCTTCTCAATTAGTTCAGTTGGGTATTTACCTGATAACATCATGGCTACTGATttagattcatttgttttatatccTGATAGTATTCCGTATTCCcccaaattatttaaaagtgcTAGTATGGATGAAGATGACTCACTTATGTATGTTAATATATCATCTGCGAATTATATTTTGTGTTCCGTATCCCCATTATCTAATATTCccttaatgtttttattgtgtagcCCATTTGAGAAAAACGAGAGGTTTAATCTAAAGAGCCCTAAATTTAGTAATGTAGTATTTAAGGTCCTAAGTGTAGCCAGAGGCTATTTCCCTCCCTGTCACTGTTTGGCACTGTGCCAGCCTTTTACGCACAGCTGTGGcgcactgatgggggggggggcggtgctgCGCACACGGTTATATTCAGGTGCGTGCGGTCGCGCCcgctctctcctgctcctcatgcgCTGCCgtggtggctgtggctcagcgtGGCCGCAAATTGTTTGGCGTGGCatcggcagctcagtttccccagaCGGCTTCCCATTTGGGTGGTGTGAACCCGTCGTGTGGTCGCCATCTAGGTACCCAACCGTCTCGCCCAGTGTGGCTGGCTGTCGGGGGCCGAGGGAGAGTGGCTGACCTGTGTGGAGCTCTGCTCAGTGCGTCTGTCTACCTGCCCGCTCTGGCTGTGTACCCCAGGCGTGTTTGAGACGCACATCCTCCCGTTGCCTGGGGTGTGCTGTGCTTGCGGCGCGCTGGCTATTACAGGACACCACGGACCACTACTCCTTGGGCCACGCTGCTAccctggctcttctcattagccctggcCCTTTTATAATGGCTTAGTCTTGGCCCTTTTATACTGGTTTTATTTCTTACTGGCCCTCTTTTTGTTGAAGTatggcacatttgattttggattatttggctctttgagtttccttttgttgttcttcatttggttctttattttggttctgttcatattttggttaattcattctCAGTTTAATTATGTTATATTTGGTTCCTATGTTCCGCTAATTTTGTTTATTTCGGTCAGTAAGCAGAGAGCGGACTGAGTCCTAGTCGGCGGCTTATCGCCCTGATTCTAAGGTGTGGTTGGTTCACAGGCAGCTTTAGGGCCTGCATGGTCGCCCATGCCCAGTGAACACCACTTTATATTTTAAGTCCGTTTCTCTATCTCTTACCATTCAATTTTCAGTTAATTATACTTTGattgtattttcacattttctacagttacattttgttatttaccattagtttattgaattagtttgtacatttaaattatgtaaatcatcatttagtccacaccaatttgtgttgttctgttgtgctaattgtttctccttttctgttaggtgctgcgggctgacagcggcagttttatccttggtggtggcgcgttcttcacgatcccttttttttggtttgagtgtgtgcactgggtgattcgtttgattttggttgtcccTGCCGCTTGGTAGGCCTGGAGCCCCAGCCCTTATTTCCTTTTGACCCCAGTGCTCACCCTATAGTACGGCATAACTGGTGTGTGccacatattgtattattttaattcttttgttaataaaaatttgtttgttttaatggaaaacagtctcgCCCCAGTGGTATAACGGACCTGTGGGATCTTAACATCTGAGTTTAGGATTTCCTGGGGTGCAattccccaggtggcgttgttgACACATCGATTCCGGTATTCTTCACCACCCCATACTCCGCTCACGCCACATAagtattcattttaatattaaaaagacTGATTTAAACAGATTACGGAGGGTGGTCGAGTGTGGTATGAGTGGATGCTGGGGATTGGTTGTGAAGGTGTTCCGTTCCGTGCCACCTGCCGGCAttggctgggggggcgggggcggagGAGATGGCgggaaaagaaaggaggaggaggaaggagaaaaaaaaagagaagagagagggatTGTGGGAAAAAGATAGAGTGGACGAACTACTACTCCTAACGTTGagataaaagttaattttgcGGTGGGCAAGTAGCTCATGGTTTTGTGGAAACGGTAACAGCGAGAGGAGTAAACACAGGGTCCCGGTGTGTCAGCGTGGATCAGCGGAGCGAGAGGTGGACTGGCCGGACGACCCTCGCATCTACGAGACGTCAGTTTGGAGGAGGTTGTCGCGGAGAAACTGTTTCCCTTCACGGTGGCCATTGGACACGTTTGGcgcaagtacagtacagtatgggGAGTTGATGCTGCAGCGTCGACGAGAAGCTGTGAGTTGTTCGGTAACTGTCGGATGCTACTGAGGACCACACGGAGCGACACACAGGCCTGCATcgtgggtggggtgtgtgtgtgtacacggtgtgtgtgtgtgtgtgtgtgggcccacaaagtgtgttaaaggtgTAAAGTTATTTTTTCAAGTCCATTTCAATGCCATTATACAATCTATGGGTTGGTAATATCATTCCTTTGATTGAGATAACACAGATTTTGTTCAATCTAAGGTTTTAAAGCCTCGGGTCATATACTGGGCATTTCATCATATCTTTGcatgtcatttaatattttattttattacgttCCATAAGggagttttctttttaattttaaaacaaaaaaccaaatatCATTTCAGTAAAGAGATTCCTTTAAATTTAACAGCTGTTGTCTGGGTCagtcatttcattattattcgAACTCAACCCACCCCATGGCTACATGGGGCGCTACATTTGTCTAATTGACTCGGCCAAAGGTTCGATACTCAgagtgtggtggaaagtttttaatacaataaaataatacaataaaatataataataaaataatatctccttgaaccaaagatctggattgttgtgtgtgtgccaaaTTATTCAGCCCTCGTGAAGGTAGCACCAGAATgcctcgaggtcatgaagatgctgcatgaaaataattactgttagaccatatttggaaatgcttgcatgactgtcggtatccttggaagaagttagaaactgacagaagcagctagccagatcatttcatatactgtacttgaaattagaatgtatgtttctgcacagggtcatccaaagaatgtctgcagcagatatgtcctcacagggttcgcgtgactgattatattatgtcatcaaatagttttgtgaaactgttgacttgatatttttggtgacgtctggaggtcatgatgtaccaactgaaaACCCGTAAAGAACTGtttgaaagcagatgagccgatacctccccctagtcacacctttagagtataaatgatgtgtgattcttttcatattttgtacctGGAACTCCGCTGCAGCTCTCATCTgtaaagtttttcctgtacccagaatattctgtaacaacacttCGAAGGACTGttcatcatctccagagctcTTATCATAATTAGATAAGTATTGTTTATAAGTATT
This region of Antennarius striatus isolate MH-2024 chromosome 4, ASM4005453v1, whole genome shotgun sequence genomic DNA includes:
- the LOC137593545 gene encoding myosin heavy chain, fast skeletal muscle-like, which encodes MSTDAEMAIYGKAAIYLRKPEKERIEAQSKPFDAKAACYVADVKELYLKGTIIKKDGGKVTVKVLDTQEEKTVKEDDVSPMNPPKFDKIEDMAMMTHLNEASVLYNLKERYAAWMIYTYSGLFCATVNPYKWLPVYDSEVVSAYRGKKRMEAPPHIFSVSDNAYQFMLTDRENQSVLITGESGAGKTVNTKRVIQYFATISVGGEKKKQDTSKVGGSLEDQIIAANPLLEAYGNAKTVRNDNSSRFGKFIRIHFGTTGKLSSADIETYLLEKSRVTFQLPDERGYHIFYQMMTNHKPELIEMSLITTNPYDFPMCSMGQITVASIDDKVELEATDNAIDILGFTGEEKLSIYKMTGAVLHHGNMKFKQKQREEQAEPDGTEDADKVAYLLGLNSADMLKALCYPRVKVGNEFVTKGQTVPQVLNSVTALAKSIYERMFLWMVVRINQMLDTKQPRQFFIGVLDIAGFEIFDFNSMEQLCINFTNEKLQQFFNHHMFVLEQEEYKKEGIIWEFIDFGMDLAACIELIEKPMGIFSILEEECMFPKATDTSFKNKLYDQHLGKNRAFEKPKPAKGKAEAHFSLVHYAGIVDYNISGWLDKNKDPLNESVVQLYQKSSVKLLAYLYPPVVEETGGKKGGKKKGGSMQTVSSQFRENLGKLMTNLRSTHPHFVRCLIPNESKTPGLMENFLVIHQLRCNGVLEGIRICRKGFPSRILYGDFKQRYKVLNASVIPEGQFIDNKKASEKLLGSIDVDHDQYRFGHTKVFFKAGLLGTLEEMRDEKLASLVTMTQALCRGFLMRKEFVQMMERRDAIYTIQYNVRSFMNVKHWPWMKVYYKIKPLLKSAETEKELAQMKENYEKMQTDLATALAKKKELEEKMVSLLQEKNDLQLQVASESENLSDAEERCEGLIKSKIQLEAKLKETTERLEDEEEINAELTAKKRKLEDECSELKKDIDDLELTLAKVEKEKHATENKVKNLTEEMASQDESIAKLTKEKKALQEAHQQTLDDLQAEEDKVNTLTKAKTKLEQQVDDLEGSLEQEKKLRMDLERAKRKLEGDLKLAQESIMDLENDKQQSDEKLKKKDFETSQLLSKIEDEQSLGAQLQKKIKELQARIEELEEEIEAERAARAKVEKQRADLSRELEEISERLEEAGGATAAQIEMNKKREAEFQKLRRDLEESTLQHEATAAALRKKQADSVAELGEQIDNLQRVKQKLEKEKSEYKMEIDDLSSNMEAVAKAKGNLEKLCRTLEDQLSELKTKNDENVRQINDMSAQKARLLTENGEFGRQIEEKEALVSQLTRGKQAFTQQIEDLKRQIEEEVKAKNALAHGLQSARHDCDLLREQFEEEQEAKAELQRGMSKANSEVAQWRTKYETDAIQRTEELEEAKKKLAQRLQEAEEQIEAVNSKCASLEKTKQRLQSEVEDLMIDVERANGLAANLDKKQRNFDKVLAEWKQKYEEGQAELEGALKEARSLGTELFKMKNSYEEALDQLETMKRENKNLQQEISDLTEQIGETGKSIHELEKAKKQVETEKSEIQTALEEAEGTLEHEESKILRVQLELNQIKGEVDRKLAEKDEEMEQIKRNSQRVIDSMQSTLDSEVRSRNDALRIKKKMEGDLNEMEIQLSHANRQASESQKQLRNVQAQLKDAQLHLDDAVRAQDDLKEQAAMVDRRNGLMVAEIEELRAALEQTERSRKIAEQELVDASERVGLLHSQNTSLMNTKKKLEADLVQIQSEVDDTVQEARNAEDKAKKAITDAAMMAEELKKEQDTSAHLERMKKNLEVAVKDLQHRLDEAENLAMKGGKKQLQKLESRVRELEAEIEAEQRRGADAVKGVRKYERRVKELTYQTEEDKKNVTRLQDLVDKLQLKVKAYKRQAEEAEEQANVHLSKCRKIQHELEEAEERADIAESQVNKLRAKSRDSGKGKEAAE